Proteins from a single region of Theobroma cacao cultivar B97-61/B2 chromosome 10, Criollo_cocoa_genome_V2, whole genome shotgun sequence:
- the LOC18586077 gene encoding AP3-complex subunit beta-A: protein MFPQFGATAETLSKASTMVFRIGTDAHLYDDPDDVSIAPLLDSKFDSEKCEALKRLLAQIAQGFDVSNFFPQVVKNVASQSLEVKKLVYLYLLHYAEKRPNEALLSINCFQKDLGDPNPLVRAWALRTMAGIRLHVIAPLVLVAVGKCARDPSVYVRKCAANALPKLHDLRQEEHTSAVEEIVGILLNDHSPGVVGAAAAAFASVCPYNLSLIGRNYRKLCEILPDVEEWGQIVLIGILLRYVIARHGLVKESIMLSLHCTESSHSEKDGSDVDFRLLKVPIDMSGTCDSEFVNMVSKCYIESPDEYLSRSSYTNRVSFELNGTHFTSKTNDDVKILLYCTSPLLWSNNSAVVLSAAGVHWVMAPKEDIKRIVKPLLFILRSSNASKYVVLCNIQVFAKAMPSLFAPYYEDLFICSSDSYQIKGLKLEILSSIATDSSISSIFKEFQDYIRDPDRRFAADTIAAIGLCAQRLPNMAYSCVDGLLALTKEDFLTKDFGSGDQEAGVLIQAIMSIKSIIKQDPPSHEKVIIQLVSSLDSIKVPAARAMIIWMVGEYSSLGEIIPRMLTTVLKYLAWCFTSEALETKLQILNTASKVLLCATGEDLWTFKKVFSYLVELAECDLNYDVRDRARLLKKLPSCNLGSQGPEEGTNGLNEKNVLHVVAKCIFGRQTREVKAESNNYRFYLPGSLSQIVLHAAPGYEPLPKPCSLPLDDLNVPEGTHAVEKGPDYSGTDDHGTSSGPLDEESASDYDSQHSITGSSGSGRSDDNEFTSEENDNADPLIQISDVGNASENQNGVSQSSPANLGELMSNRALESWLEEQPGSSNPGISEQSQVCKSSARISIRDVGRQVKPKSYSLLDPANGNGLKVDYSFSSEISSISPLLVCIEVFFKNCSSETIMEITLVDEESTRALDSADQAAAVNESSMKSYDNVPTLVPMEEIPSLEPGQTTRRLLQVRFHHHLLPLKLALFCNGKKLPIKLRPDIGYFVKPLPMDVEAFTDEESHLPGMFEYTRSCTFTDHIGELNKESGDGLLIKDKFLAICESLALKMLSNANLCLVSVDMPIAANLDDASGLRLRFSCEILSSLIPCLITITVQGKCCDPLNLFIKVNCEETVFGLNLMNRIVNFLVEPALF, encoded by the exons ATGTTTCCTCAATTCGGAGCAACGGCGGAGACGTTGAGCAAGGCGTCGACGATGGTGTTCCGGATCGGAACCGATGCTCACCTCTACGACGATCCGGATGACGTCAGCATAGCGCCGCTTTTGGACAGCAAATTCGATTCGGAGAAGTGCGAGGCTCTCAAGCGACTCCTCGCCCAAATCGCTCAAGGCTTCGACGTCTCCAATTTCTTCCCTCAG GTTGTCAAGAATGTAGCATCTCAATCTTTGGAAGTAAAGAAGCTGGTGTACTTGTATCTACTGCATTATGCTGAAAA GCGTCCGAATGAAGCATTGCTGTCAATTAATTGTTTCCAGAAGGATTTGGGGGATCCAAATCCTTTGGTGAGAGCGTGGGCACTTCGCACCATGGCTGGAATTCGTCTACATGTTATTGCACCTCTTGTTCTGGTGGCAGTGGGCAAGTGTGCTAGAGATCCATCTGTCTATGTCAGAAAATGTGCAGCCAATGCGCTTCCCAAATTGCATGATTTGCGCCAAGAGGAACATACCTCGGCGGTTGAAGAG ATCGTTGGAATATTGTTAAATGACCACTCCCCTGGAGTAGTTGgagctgctgctgctgcatTTGCTTCTGTCTGTCCATATAATTTATCTTTGATTGGGAGGAATTATAGAAAGCTATGTGAGATTCTTCCTGATGTGGAAGAGTGGGGTCAGATAGTCTTAATTGGAATCCTTCTACGCTATGTTATTGCAAGGCATGGGCTTGTGAAAGAATCCATTATGCTTTCTCTGCATTGTACTGAGAGCTCCCATTCTGAAAAGGATGGTTCAGATGTCGACTTTAGACTACTAAAGGTACCTATTGACATGAGTGGGACATGTGACTCTGAATTTGTAAATATGGTTTCCAAATGTTATATTGAGAGCCCGGATGAATATTTATCTCGGTCAAGTTACACTAACAGGGTGTCCTTTGAATTAAATGGTACTCATTTTACATCGAAAACTAATGATGATGTGAAGATCCTGCTGTATTGTACATCTCCGTTGTTATGGAGTAACAACAGCGCAGTGGTACTATCAGCAGCTGGTGTACACTGGGTTATGGCACCAAAGGAGGATATTAAAAGAATTGTTAAACCACTCTTATTTATACTGAGATCCTCTAATGCCTCAAAATATGTG GTCCTATGCAACATTCAAGTGTTTGCTAAAGCAATGCCTTCTCTCTTTGCTCCGTACTATGAGGACCTCTTCATTTGTTCTTCTGATTCATATCAAATCAAAGGCTTGAAGCTTGAGATACTTTCTTCCATTGCTACAGATTCATCCATTTCTTCTATTTTCAAAGAGTTTCAG GATTATATTAGAGATCCAGACAGGCGATTTGCTGCTGATACTATTGCTGCAATTGGTCTATGTGCACAACGACTTCCAAACATGGCATATTCATGTGTAGATGGGCTGTTGGCTCTGACTAAAGAGG ACTTCTTGACTAAGGATTTTGGGTCTGGAGATCAAGAAGCAGGTGTTTTGATTCAAGCGATTATGTCTATAAAATCAATCATAAAGCAAGACCCGCCAAGTCATGAGAAG GTTATAATTCAATTGGTTAGTAGTTTGGATTCAATCAAGGTGCCTGCAGCTCGTGCAATGATTATTTGGATGGTGGGGGAATACAGCTCTTTGGGGGAGATAATACCAAGGATGTTAACCACGGTGCTGAAGTATCTTGCATGGTGCTTTACTTCAGAAGCATTGGAAACAAAGCTTCAAATTCTTAACACAGCCAGTAAG GTTCTATTATGTGCTACAGGAGAAGATCTGTGGACATTCAAGAAAGTTTTCAGCTATTTGGTTGAATTGGCCGAATGTGATTTGAACTATGATGTCCGTGACCGAGCTCGTTTACTAAAGAAACTTCCTTCATGCAATTTAGGCTCTCAAGGACCAGAGGAAGGAACTAATGGTCTTAATGAAAAAAACGTTCTGCATGTAGTTGCAAAATGCATATTTGGGAGACAAACTAGAGAAGTGAAAGCTGAATCAAATAACTACCGGTTTTATCTTCCCGGGTCTCTCTCACAGATAGTTCTTCATGCAGCTCCAGGGTATGAACCTCTCCCAAAGCCATGCAGTTTGCCCCTTGATGACCTGAATGTGCCTGAAGGAACACATGCAGTTGAGAAGGGGCCCGATTACAGTGGGACAGATGATCATGGTACATCATCTGGTCCTTTGGATGAGGAAAGTGCTTCTGATTATGATTCTCAGCACTCTATCACTGGCTCAAGTGGCAGTGGTCGTAGTGATGACAATGAATttacaagtgaagaaaatgatAATGCAGATCCATTGATTCAGATTTCAGATGTTGGCAATGCTTCCGAAAATCAGAATGGAGTTTCTCAGTCTTCTCCAGCTAATCTGGGGGAATTAATGTCAAATAGAGCTCTAGAGTCATGGTTGGAGGAACAGCCTGGTTCATCAAACCCAGGCATATCGGAACAAAGTCAAGTTTGTAAATCATCAGCAAGAATATCTATCAGGGATGTTGGAAGGCAGGTTAAACCAAAAAGCTATTCACTCTTAGACCCTGCAAATGGAAATGGTTTGAAGGTGGattattctttttcatcaGAGATATCAAGCATATCCCCTCTACTTGTATGCATAGAAGTTTTCTTTAAGAACTGTTCATCAGAGACCATAATGGAAATAACCTTGGTGGATGAGGAGTCTACCAGAGCCTTAGATTCTGCAGACCAAGCAGCCGCTGTAAATGAGAG CTCCATGAAATCTTATGATAATGTGCCAACACTAGTTCCAATGGAAGAGATTCCTTCTCTAGAACCTGGTCAGACAACAAGAAGGCTTCTTCAAGTTCGCTTTCATCACCATCTATTGCCCTTGAAGCTAGCTTTATTTTGTAATGGAAAGAAGCTTCCCATTAAGTTGCGGCCTGATATTGGATATTTTGTAAAGCCATTACCAATGGATGTTGAAGCCTTCACAGATGAAGAATCTCATCTCCCAGGGATGTTTGAATACACAAGGAG TTGCACTTTCACTGACCACATTGGGGAGCTAAACAAGGAGAGTGGAGATGGCTTGTTAATCAAGGACAAATTTCTTGCAATCTGTGAGAGCTTAGCACTAAAAATGCTTAGCAATGCAAATCTTTGTCTTGTATCTGTTGATATGCCCATTGCTGCTAACCTTGACGATGCATCGGGTTTGCGCTTACGGTTCAGCTGTGAAATTTTGAGTAGCTTGATTCCTTGTTTAATTACTATTACTGTTCAAGGTAAATGCTGTGATCCATTAAACTTATTTATTAAAGTTAACTGTGAAGAAACTGTATTTGGCCTAAATCTTATGAACAGAATTGTAAATTTCTTAGTTGAACCTGCccttttttaa
- the LOC18586078 gene encoding uncharacterized protein LOC18586078 → MKFEDLLMERSEEEKKKLQLQEEVDNLQAELDEEKEINRVLRCALRGPELSQPLLSSLVPPRVQALLAELAMVEDEILSLERKIDELKMKLYQEKKQTKEWKMQQLQQQKNQLICEPGNVSVQLDDLKQRTRSQNYEVFDKGKIKSHRRASLGSALDTLSLSSSECTDEFRERSKKHTWRIQSQCPINKELIYEKPNALSEELVKCLIGIFLELNQASQDREGLAIVPKLSFSCMASKGYTAKPSLNFKSPLFPFNQNTSNIDPYSTLPELVGMLRDIGPYKNFIQITRHSLDVSRFSECLEAIGKLRVLMHKLSNVDLTFLTYKQKLAFWINIYNACIMHAFLEHGLPSTQEKLLALMNKAALNVGGIVLNALAIEHFVLRHPCESKYGPMDEKEMLLRHAYGLGYPEPNVTFALCRGSWSSPALRIYTADEVVNELGRARVEYLEASVGVTNKRKILVPRLLQWHMRDFADDMESLLEWIYSQLPRSASLKRLIMECLNKETKSLMTRMVEVQHYESEFRYLLPL, encoded by the exons ATGAAATTCGAAGACCTTTTGATGGAAAGAAGCgaggaggagaagaaaaagcttcaGCTCCAAGAAGAG GTCGACAACTTGCAAGCAGAATTAGACGAGGAGAAAGAAATCAACAGGGTTCTCCGCTGCGCGCTTCGGGGACCAGAATTGTCACAGCCATTGCTTTCCTCGTTGGTTCCACCTCGA GTTCAGGCACTTCTTGCTGAACTAGCAATGGTTGAGGACGAGATACTTTCGCTAGAGAGAAAAATTGATGAGCTGAAAATGAAACTCTATCAGGAGAAAAAACAGACCAAGGAATGGAAAATGCAGCAATTGCAGCAGCAAAAGAACCAATTAATATGCGAACCAGGGAATGTTTCAGTTCAACTTGATGATCTTAAACAGAGAACCAGATCACAGAATTATGAAGTATTCGAtaaagggaaaataaaaagTCATAGGAGAGCCTCTTTAGGTTCTGCATTAGACACCCTAAGCCTGTCTTCCTCAGAATGCACCG ATGAATTTCGTGAAAGATCAAAGAAACATACCTGGAGAATCCAAAGTCAATGCCCTATCAACAAAGAGCTTATCTATGAGAAACCAAATGCACTCTCAGAAGAACTGGTCAAATGCCTGATAGGCATTTTTCTTGAATTGAACCAAGCATCACAAGATCGAGAAGGATTGGCCATTGTCCCCAAGCTTAGTTTCTCCTGCATGGCTTCAAAAGGCTACACGGCAAAACCCTCATTGAACTTTAAATCACCCTTGTTTCCTTTCAATCAAAATACATCAAATATTGATCCTTACAGCACACTGCCAGAATTAGTTGGCATGCTAAGAGACATTGGGCCTTACAAGAACTTCATCCAAATCACTAGACACTCATTGGATGTCAGTCGATTCTCAGAGTGCCTAGAAGCAATCGGAAAGTTGAG ggTTTTGATGCATAAACTATCTAATGTTGACTTGACTTTCTTAACCTACAAGCAGAAGCTAGCATTTTGGATCAATATCTACAATGCCTGTATTATGCAT GCATTTCTCGAACATGGGTTACCTTCCACACAAGAGAAATTACTAGCACTCATGAACAAG GCTGCACTCAATGTCGGTGGTATAGTGCTGAATGCTTTAGCCATTGAGCATTTTGTTCTTCGTCATCCATGTGAATCAAAATAT GGTCCCATGGATGAGAAGGAAATGCTACTGAGGCATGCCTATGGTTTGGGGTATCCAGAACCCAATGTAACATTTGCTCTTTGCCGAGGCAGCTGGTCCTCACCGGCA TTAAGGATCTACACAGCAGATGAAGTAGTGAATGAATTGGGGAGGGCAAGGGTGGAGTATTTGGAAGCTTCAGTGGGAGTTACAAACAAGAGGAAAATTTTGGTGCCAAGGCTTCTGCAATGGCACATGCGAGATTTTGCTGATGACATGGAATCACTACTAGAATGGATCTATAGCCAGTTGCCACGTTCTGCATCTCTGAAAAGATTAATAATGGAATGCctaaacaaagaaacaaaatctCTGATGACAAGAATGGTAGAGGTTCAGCACTATGAATCTGAGTTCCGCTATCTGCTGCCCTTATAA
- the LOC18586079 gene encoding elicitor-responsive protein 1 isoform X1, which produces MAVGILEVLLVSAKGLEDTDFLGGMDPYVRIQYKGQERKSSVARGGGSSSSWNERFTFKVEYPGSGDDYKLILKIMDKDTFSADDFVGQATIYVEDLLAIGAENGNAELHPGKYSVVQADLSYCGEIQVGVTFTRKVEDEEEYGGWKESSF; this is translated from the exons aTGGCTGTTGGGATATTGGAGGTGTTGTTAGTTAGTGCAAAAGGCCTTGAAGACACTGATTTCCTAG GTGGAATGGATCCTTATGTTAGAATTCAATACAAAGGTCAAGAGCGCAAAAGCAGTGTGGCTAGAG GTGGTGGTTCTAGTTCATCATGGAATGAAAGATTCACATTCAAGGTGGAGTACCCAGGTTCAGGTGATGACTACAAGCTTATTCTTAAAATCATGGACAAGGACACCTTCTCTGCTGATGACTTTGTCGGCCAGGCCAC GATATATGTGGAGGATCTGTTAGCCATTGGAGCAGAGAACGGGAATGCTGAACTACATCCTGGTAAATATAGTGTAGTTCAAGCTGACCTAAGTTATTGTGGAGAGATTCAAGTTGGTGTTACTTTCACTCGTAAG GTTGAGGATGAAGAAGAGTATGGAGGGTGGAAGGAAAGCAGTTTTTAG
- the LOC18586079 gene encoding elicitor-responsive protein 1 isoform X2: MAVGILEVLLVSAKGLEDTDFLGGGSSSSWNERFTFKVEYPGSGDDYKLILKIMDKDTFSADDFVGQATIYVEDLLAIGAENGNAELHPGKYSVVQADLSYCGEIQVGVTFTRKVEDEEEYGGWKESSF; encoded by the exons aTGGCTGTTGGGATATTGGAGGTGTTGTTAGTTAGTGCAAAAGGCCTTGAAGACACTGATTTCCTAG GTGGTGGTTCTAGTTCATCATGGAATGAAAGATTCACATTCAAGGTGGAGTACCCAGGTTCAGGTGATGACTACAAGCTTATTCTTAAAATCATGGACAAGGACACCTTCTCTGCTGATGACTTTGTCGGCCAGGCCAC GATATATGTGGAGGATCTGTTAGCCATTGGAGCAGAGAACGGGAATGCTGAACTACATCCTGGTAAATATAGTGTAGTTCAAGCTGACCTAAGTTATTGTGGAGAGATTCAAGTTGGTGTTACTTTCACTCGTAAG GTTGAGGATGAAGAAGAGTATGGAGGGTGGAAGGAAAGCAGTTTTTAG
- the LOC18586080 gene encoding LOW QUALITY PROTEIN: serine/arginine-rich SC35-like splicing factor SCL30 (The sequence of the model RefSeq protein was modified relative to this genomic sequence to represent the inferred CDS: deleted 1 base in 1 codon), which produces MRRYSPQYYSPPRRGYGGRERSPPRRGYGGGGYGRRREQNHGSLLVRNIPLDCRPEELRIPFERFGLVRDVYIPKDYYTGEPRGFAFVQFVDSYEAAEAQRRMNGKLFAGREISVVVAAETRKRPEEMRHKARLRGSSGYGGRSSYYGRSRSRSLSPMHSPHHPSGSRGRYRSRSYSPAARRRGNYSVSPGRRHADHPRSPRGPPQERDGDYNHRSYSPGYDNAGGNGYGEKSAYESEEARAAWRSPPGRVSRSPSGSRSRSADLHPGVADKQVGDRRN; this is translated from the exons ATGAGGAGGTACAGTCCCCAATACTATAGTCCTCCAAGGAGAGGCTATGGAGGTAGAGAAAGGAGTCCTCCAAGGAGGGGATATGGCGGTGGAGGGTACGGTAGAAGGAGGGAGCAGAATCATGGAAGCCTTTTGGTTAGAAACATTCCCTTAGATTGCAG ACCAGAAGAACTTCGAATTCCTTTCGAGAGATTTGGGCTCGTTCGGGATGTGTATATTCCTAAAGACTACTACACTGG GGAACCTCGAGGGTTTGCATTTGTGCAGTTTGTGGATTCTTATGAAGCTGCAGAAGCTCAACGGCGCATGAATGGGAAACTATTTGCTGGGAGAGAGATATCGGTTGTTGTTGCTGCAGAGACAAGGAAAAGACCTGAGGAGATGCGCCATAAAGCTAGGCTTAG AGGATCTTCAGGCTATGGGGGACGATCATCTTATTATG GACGTTCTCGGTCTCGTTCACTATCCCCTATGCACTCTCCTCACCATCCTTCGGGTTCTAGAGGCCGATATCGTTCAAG GTCATACTCCCCTGCTGCAAGACGACGAGGAAACTATTCTGTTTCACCGGGTAGAAGGCATGCAGACCATCCAAGATCTCCAAGAGGTCCTCCACAAGAGCGAGATGGTGATTACAATCACAGATCATATTCCCCAGGATATGATAATGCTGGTGGCAATGGTTATGGCGA GAAGTCTGCATATGAGTCCGAGGAAGCTCGTGCTGCATGGAGGTCACCGCCTGGTAGAGTGTCAAGGTCCCCCTCTGGGTCCAGATCAAGGTCTGCTGACCTG CACCCAGGCGTAGCAGATAAGCAAGTAGGCGACCGAAGGAACTAA
- the LOC18586081 gene encoding probable dual-specificity RNA methyltransferase RlmN has protein sequence MITTKMSMLQHVCSVPLTRAIRPRPFTVSGAATAVTPSRNLTVSFPSSSSSLRTPHVDTRVLLGMSEQDLQQLAVDFGQQRYRGKQLHHLIYKRKAKEIQDFSHLPQAFRNDLMEAGWTIGRSPIYHTVTAADGTVKLLIKLEDNRLIETVGIPVEDEKGSMRLTACVSSQVGCPLRCSFCATGKGGYSRNLQRHEIIEQVLAIEDIFKRRVTNVVFMGMGEPMLNLKSVLDAHRCLNKDVQIGQRMITISTVGVPNTIKKLASHKLQSTLAVSLHAPNQELREMIVPSAKSYPLDAIMKDCRDYFVETSRRVSFEYALLAGVNDSVEQAVELAELLHEWGRNYHVNLIPFNPIEGSEYRRPYKKAVLAFAGALDSRKVTVSIRQTRGLDASAACGQLRNNFQKNPLLTESDSEQSQSNVAVAC, from the exons ATGATTACAACCAAAATGTCCATGCTTCAGCACGTGTGCTCCGTCCCTCTCACACGTGCGATCCGCCCACGTCCCTTCACCGTCTCCGGCGCCGCCACTGCCGTCACGCCGTCGCGTAACCTCACCGTCTCCTTCccttcctcctcctcctccttaCGTACCCCTCACGTAGACACCCGCGTCCTCCTCGGCATGTCTGAGCAAGACCTTCAGCAACTTGCCGTCGATTTCGGCCAG CAAAGGTACAGAGGAAAGCAGCTACACCATTTAATTTACAAGAGAAAGGCAAAAGAGATTCAGGATTTTAGTCACT TGCCACAAGCATTTAGAAATGATCTTATGGAGGCTGGATGGACGATTGGGAGGTCTCCTATTTACCACACTGTTACTGCAGCTGATGGCACTGTTAAG TTATTGATAAAGTTGGAGGACAACAGATTGATTGAAACAGTGGGTATACCAGTTGAAGATGAAAAGGGTTCAATGCGACTTACTGCATGCGTGTCATCACAG GTAGGCTGTCCATTGCGCTGTTCATTTTGTGCCACTGGAAAGGGAGGGTATTCAAGGAATCTTCAGAGGCATGAAATTATTGAGCAG GTATTGGCTATTGAGGATATCTTCAAGCGCAGGGTGACAAATGTAGTGTTCATGGGAATGGGGGAGCCCATGTTGAACTTGAAGTCAGTACTTGACGCACATCGATGCTTGAATAAG gATGTGCAGATTGGGCAAAGAATGATTACAATTTCCACTGTGGGAGTTCCAAACACCATAAAAAAGCTGGCTTCTCACAAGCTACAGTCAACATTGGCTGTCAG CTTACATGCTCCAAACCAGGAACTCAGGGAAATGATTGTGCCTAGTGCAAAATCTTACCCCCTTGATGCAATCATGAAGGATTGCCGGGATTATTTTGTTGAAACCAGCAGACGAGTCTCCTTTGAATATGCACTTCTAG CTGGAGTCAATGATTCAGTAGAGCAGGCAGTAGAACTAGCTGAGCTGCTGCATGAGTGGGGACGTAATTATCATGTCAATCTCATACCTTTCAATCCAATAGAGGGTTCTGAGTACCGGCGGCCATACAAGAAAGCA GTGTTAGCATTTGCAGGTGCACTGGACTCCCGTAAAGTAACTGTTAGTATACGTCAAACAAGGGGCTTGGATGCAAGTGCTGCCTGCGGTCAGCTGAGAAATAACTTCCAGAAAAATCCTCTGCTTACTGAATCTGACAGCGAGCAATCACAATCAAATGTTGCAGTTGCATGTTGA
- the LOC18586082 gene encoding protein kinase APK1A, chloroplastic, with protein sequence MGSCFSARIKAESPLHNEANSGHGGGKYGNGMSGSSSRISSVSVARTEGEILQSSNLKSFSFSELRTATRNFRPDSVLGEGGFGCVFKGWVDENSLTAAKPGTGMVIAVKRLNQEGLQGHQEWLAEINYLGQLYHPNLVKLVGYCLEDDHRLLVYEFMPKGSLENHLFRRNSYFQPLSWNLRMKVALGAAKGLAFLHSDEAKVIYRDFKTSNVLIDSNFNAKLSDFGLAKDGPTGDKSHVSTRVMGTYGYAAPEYMATGHLTARSDVYSFGVVLLEMLTGKRAVDKNRPSREQNLVDWAKPYLTSKRKILQVMDARIEGQYTLDVALKAAYVALQCLSIEPKLRPNMNAVVKVLEQLQDTGDKGGPRNASVQNSHQNSRNAAKFQRKNANDVCNGIDGSCPQPSASPLPT encoded by the exons ATGGGGTCTTGCTTCAGTGCTAGAATTAAAGCTGAGAGTCCTCTCCACAATG AGGCTAATTCAGGGCATGGTGGTGGGAAATATGGGAATGGAATGAGTGGTTCTAGCAGCAGGATCTCATCTGTTTCAGTGGCTAGAACTGAGGGAGAGATCTTGCAGTCTTCCAATTTGAAGAGCTTCAGCTTCAGTGAACTGAGAACAGCCACCAGGAACTTCCGTCCGGATAGTGTTTTGGGTGAAGGTGGTTTTGGTTGTGTCTTTAAGGGGTGGGTTGATGAGAATTCACTTACAGCTGCCAAGCCTGGCACTGGCATGGTTATTGCTGTCAAGAGGCTTAACCAGGAGGGTCTTCAGGGCCACCAGGAATGGTTG GCAGAAATCAACTACCTGGGGCAGCTGTACCATCCTAATCTTGTCAAATTGGTCGGTTACTGCTTAGAGGATGACCATCGGCTTCTGGTTTATGAATTCATGCCCAAGGGCAGCTTGGAGAATCATCTTTTTAGAA GAAATTCTTATTTTCAACCACTTTCTTGGAACCTCCGGATGAAGGTTGCTCTTGGTGCTGCCAAGGGCCTAGCATTTCTACATTCTGATGAGGCCAAAGTGATATACAGAGACTTCAAAACTTCAAATGTCTTGATTGATTCG AACTTCAATGCAAAACTCTCCGACTTTGGGCTGGCCAAGGATGGACCAACTGGTGACAAAAGCCATGTCTCTACAAGGGTCATGGGCACCTATGGTTATGCAGCTCCTGAGTACATGGCAACAG GTCATCTGACAGCCAGAAGTGATGTGTATAGTTTTGGGGTTGTTCTCCTTGAAATGTTAACTGGCAAGCGAGCAGTGGACAAGAACAGACCATCTAGAGAACAAAATTTGGTTGACTGGGCCAAGCCTTACCTTACCAGCAAACGAAAGATTCTCCAAGTTATGGATGCTCGTATTGAAGGCCAATACACGCTGGATGTGGCATTAAAAGCTGCTTATGTCGCACTCCAATGCCTGTCTATAGAACCCAAGCTTAGACCTAATATGAACGCAGTAGTGAAAGTGCTAGAGCAACTCCAAGACACCGGTGACAAAGGGGGCCCTCGAAATGCATCCGTCCAAAATTCTCATCAGAATTCAAGGAATGCTGCCAAatttcaaaggaaaaatgcCAATGATGTCTGCAATGGAATCGATGGCTCATGTCCCCAGCCATCAGCTTCTCCACTACCTACATAA